The segment ACGTACCGGGGCTATGAGCTGGTTATCAAGAACGCGTCCAACGGTGTCGCGCAATGTTGGGCGTGGAAGGATCAGAAGGCCGCGTTCAAGGAAACCGGAGAGACGCTCGACGACGCCGAACGCACCGTGCGTGCGGCGATCGATGCGGAAATGGGACCGGCGACCGGCGCGGGAGATGCGGCAGTGGACGCCTACATCGCGGCGTTCAAGGCTATCTTGCCCGTCAGCGAAGGGCAGCGGAAGATGCTCGTCGCGCACTATCAGGCGCCCGCGCGCACCATCACCGCCATGCAGTTGGCCAAGGCCGCGGGCTATGCCAGCTATCGCGGCGCCAATGTGCAATACGGCAATCTGGGCAAGCTCATTTACGAGCAGCATCCGGTGGACCTGCCGCGCCGTCCGCGCGACAACTCGCTCATCTTTACGTATGCCATTGCCGATCCCGGCGCGGTGGCGGCTGGCAGCGTGCTCGAAGGCTATACCGAAGAGCACGAAGCCGAATGGAGCTGGCCAATGCGCGCGGCAGTCGCACAAGCGCTGGTCGCATTGGGCATCGTGAAGGCCTGAGGCACATGACCCAAGCATGATCAAACTCTGCCTGCTCGATTTCGACGGAACGTTGTGCGCCACGCATGACGCAATTCGCACCTGCATCGAATTGACCTTCGATCATTACGGTGTGGAGCGGCCCGATGCCGCGCGCATCGAGCACGTGATCGAAGCGGGCGTGGTCATGTCCGAGGCCATGCAGCAGCTCATGGGCTCGCGTCTGAGCGTGGCTCAAGCGGATGAATGGGCGGCCACGTATCGCGCGTATTACGTCGAACGTGGACTGCAACATACGCAGCTTTTCGCCGATGTCGAACGCGTGCTCACGGAGTTGCAGACCTTGGGCGTTGCCCTGGTGATCACGAGCAACAAGGCGGAAGCGTCGGTGAAGAAGGCAATCGATCATTACGGTATTACCCACTTCTTCGACATGCTCGTATGCGACCCACTCGGCTTGCCAAAGAAGCCGGATGCGGCGTGTTACGAGCAACTTATCGCGCCTCGCTATCCGCATGTGCCCCGCGGTGAGATTGCCGTCGTCGGCGACACGCAAGCGGATCTGGGCCTTGCACGCAACATCGGCGCCATTGCTTGCTGGGCCGCGTATGGCTACGGCGACAAGGCGCGTTGCACGGCGATGGAGCCGGATATCGTATTGCAGGGCTTCGGTGAACTGGTTGAGAAGCTGAAGGCTTAAGCGCGCGATGAACCTCGGGCGAAGCCGCGCGCATCGCCCAAGTTTGCCGATTTTCGATAACTCCCCGGTTTTTGAGCCGCTAGGATTGCCTTCGACGAGGCCTTCCAAGAGCGAGCCGCCCATGAGCTTTACCGAAACGATCGGCGTGCGCACCTACCGCTTCGCCGACCTTAAAACCCTGCTGGCAAAGGCAAGCCCTATGCGCTCGGGCGACCAACTTGCGGGCGTGGCCGCGACGAGCGAGGAAGAACGTGTCGCCGCCAAACTAGCGCTGGCGAACGTGCCCTTGCAAAGGTTCCTCGAAGAACCGCTCATTCCCTACGAGCAGGACGAAGTCACGCGGCTGATCGTCGATGAACACTCGCGCGAGGCCTTTGCGGACATCGCGCATCTCACCGTCGGCGATTTCCGCAACTGGCTCTTGAGCCACACGACCGATACCGCCGCGCTCGAACGCATCACCTTTGGTCTCACGCCCGAAATGATCGCGGCCGTGTCGAAGCTGATGCGCAATCAGGACCTCATCGCGGTTGCACGCAAGCGGCCGGTCGTGACGCGCTTTCGCAATACCATTGGTTTGCCGGGGCGCATGTCGGTGCGTCTGCAACCGAATCATCCGACCGATGACGTGAAGGGCATCGCGGCATCCATGCTCGATGGCCTGATGTACGGTTGCGGCGATGCCGTCATCGGCATCAATCCCGCCAGCGACAATCTTGCCGCGATCACGACCCTGCTCGTGATGATCGACGAATTTCGCGAGCGCTTCGGCGTACCGACGCAGTCCTGCGTGCTCACGCATGTGACCAACACGATCACGGCCATCGAGAAGGGCGCGCCTGTTGATCT is part of the Caballeronia sp. TF1N1 genome and harbors:
- a CDS encoding HAD family hydrolase, with the translated sequence MIKLCLLDFDGTLCATHDAIRTCIELTFDHYGVERPDAARIEHVIEAGVVMSEAMQQLMGSRLSVAQADEWAATYRAYYVERGLQHTQLFADVERVLTELQTLGVALVITSNKAEASVKKAIDHYGITHFFDMLVCDPLGLPKKPDAACYEQLIAPRYPHVPRGEIAVVGDTQADLGLARNIGAIACWAAYGYGDKARCTAMEPDIVLQGFGELVEKLKA
- a CDS encoding ethanolamine ammonia-lyase subunit EutB, which codes for MSFTETIGVRTYRFADLKTLLAKASPMRSGDQLAGVAATSEEERVAAKLALANVPLQRFLEEPLIPYEQDEVTRLIVDEHSREAFADIAHLTVGDFRNWLLSHTTDTAALERITFGLTPEMIAAVSKLMRNQDLIAVARKRPVVTRFRNTIGLPGRMSVRLQPNHPTDDVKGIAASMLDGLMYGCGDAVIGINPASDNLAAITTLLVMIDEFRERFGVPTQSCVLTHVTNTITAIEKGAPVDLVFQSIAGTEKANTSFGISLALLQESFEAARSLKRGTVGDNVMYFETGQGSALSANAHHCVDQQTCEVRAYAVARKFEPLLVNTVVGFIGPEYLYDGKQIMRAGLEDHFCGKLLGVPMGCDICYTNHAEADQDDMDSLLTLLGVAGINFIIGVPGADDVMLNYQSTSFHDALYAREVLGLRRAPEFETWLETMQIANARGALIDSATRQPLLEASREWMGAA